In one Mucilaginibacter ginsenosidivorax genomic region, the following are encoded:
- a CDS encoding SMP-30/gluconolactonase/LRE family protein, with amino-acid sequence MVEVAVNHASFLGEGPVWDWRDNILYWVDIMGGHIHEYKPENKNFRTIDVNQMVGAVVACSDRQLLAALKNGLAMIDRESGEPAFLVHPEAHLPQNRFNDGKCDPAGRFWIGSMAIDETPNAGKLYMLNGKQDIAAKIHGTTISNGMAWSHDHKTFYYIDTPTMNVVAYDFDVHSGTISNKKTVITIDEKDGYPDGMTIDTDGMLWIAHWNGWQVSRWNPHTATKLFTLPLPVANVTSCTFGGPNLNDLYITTAQKGLTANELEQQPLAGMLFVWKDCGYEGVRAFEYAKGE; translated from the coding sequence ATGGTAGAAGTAGCAGTTAACCACGCCAGCTTTTTGGGCGAAGGGCCGGTTTGGGACTGGCGCGATAACATTTTATACTGGGTTGATATTATGGGCGGCCATATCCATGAATACAAGCCCGAAAACAAGAATTTCAGAACCATTGATGTTAACCAGATGGTTGGTGCGGTAGTGGCTTGCAGCGACAGACAATTACTTGCCGCCTTAAAAAACGGGCTGGCTATGATTGACCGCGAAAGTGGCGAACCGGCGTTTTTGGTCCACCCGGAAGCTCATTTGCCGCAGAACCGTTTTAATGATGGCAAATGCGACCCGGCAGGCAGGTTCTGGATTGGGTCGATGGCTATTGACGAAACCCCAAACGCGGGGAAACTGTATATGCTGAACGGCAAACAGGATATCGCAGCCAAAATACATGGCACCACCATATCCAACGGAATGGCATGGAGCCACGACCACAAAACGTTTTACTATATCGATACACCGACCATGAACGTGGTGGCCTATGATTTTGATGTACATAGCGGCACAATCTCCAACAAAAAAACGGTGATCACTATTGATGAAAAAGATGGCTACCCGGATGGCATGACCATAGACACCGACGGCATGCTGTGGATTGCCCACTGGAACGGCTGGCAGGTAAGCCGCTGGAACCCGCATACCGCAACCAAATTATTTACCTTACCGCTACCCGTAGCCAATGTAACATCGTGCACTTTTGGCGGCCCCAACCTAAACGACCTGTACATCACCACCGCTCAAAAAGGCCTTACTGCCAATGAACTGGAGCAGCAGCCGCTTGCGGGCATGTTGTTCGTATGGAAGGATTGCGGGTATGAGGGAGTGAGGGCTTTTGAGTATGCTAAGGGCGAATAA
- a CDS encoding glycoside hydrolase family 127 protein, producing the protein MMTSKIKIACLLSASVLGLSNSLFAQQKDYPIQPVAFTSVQVNDKFWEPKMAVNANVTIPYVLAQCKKNGRMDNFLRAAKQLDGDKLSEFPFDDTDVYKAIEGASYSMQNKKNPTLDRYIDTLINIIGAAQEPDGYLYTFRTVNAKKPHEWIGDKRWVNEEVLSHELYDCGHLYEAAVAHYQATGKRTLLNIAIKNADLLVKTFGPGKIEEYPGHQIVEIGLSKMYRVTGKKEYLDLAKFFLDVRGPKGDSYNQANKKVVDQHEAEGHAVRAAYMYTGMADIAALTGDTKYLSAIDDIWGDVVNKKLYITGGIGATGNGEAFGDAYQLPNMSAYAETCAAIGNVYWNNRMFLLHGDAKYIDVLERTLYNGLLSGVSLSGDRFFYPNPLASMNQHQRSAWISCACCISNMTRFLPSLPGYVYAKNKNDLYVNLFMSNTSNIKLTSGNVNIVQTTDYPWKGKVDITVNPAKATAFTLRIRIPGWAKQQPVPGDLYSFMNKVQLPVVLSVNGKATSFVTEKGYAVIKRSWKKGDKITLNLPMETEKVLANQKVKDDRDRFAFERGPIVYCLEGPDNRDSLVQNIMIDKNAIANANYQADLLNGVDVINAEGKSTKRQLNSDKLTETSQQVKAIPYYAWANRGPSEMTVWIPYEASASRPQPAPTIASTSKVSASLKNKKMFASIKDQYEPASSNDNSFPFMHWWPAKDTSEFVQYDFDAAHTVSESKVYWFDDGPWGGCRIPASYKILYKKDGQWVPVKNTTPYTISKDNFNTVSFEPVNTTALRMEIQLPVDNSAGIHEWAVK; encoded by the coding sequence ATGATGACCAGTAAAATTAAAATAGCCTGCCTGCTTTCGGCATCGGTATTAGGTTTAAGCAACAGCTTATTTGCCCAGCAAAAAGATTACCCCATCCAACCCGTAGCATTTACCAGTGTGCAGGTAAACGATAAATTCTGGGAGCCTAAAATGGCGGTAAATGCCAATGTAACTATCCCTTATGTACTTGCACAGTGCAAAAAGAATGGCCGCATGGACAACTTTTTACGCGCCGCCAAACAACTGGATGGCGATAAGCTAAGCGAATTCCCGTTTGACGATACTGATGTATACAAGGCTATTGAAGGGGCATCCTATTCGATGCAGAATAAAAAGAACCCTACGCTGGATAGGTACATCGATACGCTCATCAATATTATTGGGGCGGCGCAAGAACCGGATGGTTACCTATATACCTTCCGTACTGTTAACGCCAAAAAACCGCATGAGTGGATTGGCGACAAGCGCTGGGTGAACGAAGAGGTATTAAGCCATGAATTGTATGATTGCGGGCATTTATATGAAGCCGCCGTTGCCCATTACCAGGCCACAGGCAAACGTACACTGCTTAACATAGCCATAAAAAATGCCGACCTGCTGGTAAAAACCTTTGGACCCGGCAAAATTGAAGAGTACCCCGGCCACCAGATTGTGGAGATAGGCCTATCCAAAATGTACCGCGTTACCGGCAAAAAAGAATACCTTGACCTGGCCAAATTCTTTTTGGATGTACGCGGCCCCAAAGGCGACTCATACAACCAGGCCAATAAAAAAGTGGTTGACCAGCACGAGGCCGAAGGCCACGCCGTACGTGCAGCCTACATGTATACCGGCATGGCCGATATTGCTGCCTTAACCGGCGATACCAAATACCTTAGCGCCATTGATGATATATGGGGCGATGTGGTTAACAAAAAATTATATATCACCGGCGGCATCGGTGCAACCGGCAATGGCGAGGCTTTTGGCGACGCTTATCAATTACCCAACATGTCGGCCTATGCCGAAACCTGTGCTGCCATAGGCAATGTATATTGGAACAACCGCATGTTTTTACTGCACGGCGATGCTAAATATATTGATGTGCTGGAGCGTACGCTGTACAACGGCCTGCTTTCGGGCGTTTCGCTTAGTGGCGACCGCTTTTTTTACCCCAACCCGCTGGCATCCATGAACCAGCACCAACGCAGCGCCTGGATAAGCTGCGCCTGTTGCATCAGTAACATGACACGCTTTTTGCCATCGTTACCAGGCTATGTGTATGCCAAAAATAAAAACGACCTGTATGTTAACCTGTTCATGAGCAACACCAGTAACATTAAACTAACATCGGGCAATGTAAACATTGTGCAAACAACCGATTACCCGTGGAAAGGTAAGGTTGATATTACCGTTAACCCGGCAAAAGCAACAGCATTTACCCTAAGGATACGCATCCCCGGATGGGCTAAACAGCAGCCTGTTCCCGGCGATTTATATTCATTTATGAATAAAGTACAGCTGCCTGTTGTGCTATCTGTAAACGGCAAAGCAACCTCATTTGTAACCGAAAAAGGTTACGCCGTAATAAAACGCAGCTGGAAAAAAGGCGATAAAATAACCCTTAACCTGCCTATGGAAACCGAAAAGGTATTAGCCAACCAAAAGGTGAAAGACGACCGGGATCGTTTTGCGTTTGAGCGCGGCCCTATTGTTTATTGCCTGGAAGGCCCCGATAACCGCGACAGCCTGGTGCAAAACATCATGATAGATAAAAATGCCATAGCAAACGCCAATTACCAGGCCGACCTGTTAAACGGTGTAGATGTCATAAACGCCGAGGGCAAAAGTACCAAAAGGCAGCTCAATAGCGATAAGCTGACCGAAACCAGCCAACAGGTAAAAGCTATTCCTTACTACGCATGGGCCAATCGCGGGCCAAGCGAAATGACGGTTTGGATTCCATACGAGGCATCAGCATCAAGGCCACAGCCGGCACCTACTATTGCAAGCACCAGTAAAGTAAGTGCATCATTAAAAAACAAAAAGATGTTTGCATCTATAAAAGACCAATATGAACCGGCCAGCTCAAACGATAACAGCTTCCCATTTATGCACTGGTGGCCGGCCAAGGATACCAGCGAATTTGTACAGTACGATTTTGACGCAGCACATACCGTAAGCGAATCGAAAGTTTATTGGTTTGACGATGGACCGTGGGGCGGTTGCCGTATCCCGGCATCGTACAAAATATTGTATAAAAAAGACGGGCAATGGGTGCCGGTAAAAAACACAACCCCTTATACCATTAGCAAGGATAACTTCAACACGGTAAGCTTTGAGCCGGTAAATACTACCGCTTTACGAATGGAAATCCAACTCCCGGTTGATAACTCGGCCGGTATTCATGAATGGGCCGTAAAATAA
- a CDS encoding DUF1684 domain-containing protein, producing the protein MRYLLILLFMTGINCFAQDYKAQIDQFRQGYMNDFLTDTHSPLKKDDLKNLRFYDADSTYRVTCKVTLLSNETNFVMPVFHGTGSQYVKYALLKFKLLGKPMELTVYKNIYLSQNPMFSNYLFLPFTDDTNGKETYGGGRYIDLKTTDFKEGSLIVDFNKAYNPYCAFSPNYSCPKPPDENRLTIAVKAGEKQFAGGSNH; encoded by the coding sequence ATGAGATACCTCCTGATCCTGCTATTTATGACCGGCATCAACTGTTTCGCGCAGGACTATAAAGCGCAAATAGACCAGTTTCGCCAGGGTTATATGAATGATTTTTTGACTGATACCCATTCGCCCTTGAAAAAGGACGACCTTAAAAACCTTCGCTTTTACGATGCCGACAGCACTTACCGGGTTACCTGTAAAGTAACGCTGCTAAGCAACGAAACCAATTTTGTGATGCCCGTATTTCATGGCACAGGCAGCCAGTACGTTAAATATGCACTGCTTAAATTCAAGCTGCTTGGAAAACCGATGGAACTTACTGTTTATAAAAACATCTACCTGTCGCAAAATCCAATGTTCAGCAATTACCTATTCCTGCCATTTACTGATGATACCAACGGAAAGGAAACCTATGGTGGTGGCAGGTACATCGATCTCAAAACAACCGATTTTAAGGAAGGCAGTCTTATTGTTGATTTTAACAAGGCCTATAACCCATATTGCGCATTCAGCCCCAATTACTCCTGCCCCAAACCGCCCGACGAAAACCGGCTAACCATAGCCGTAAAAGCCGGCGAGAAGCAGTTTGCGGGCGGCTCCAATCATTAA
- a CDS encoding M20 aminoacylase family protein codes for MSSLNIQALRTEMCSWRRELHQHPEFGFEEKQTAAFIAAKLREFGLDDVAEGIGGTGIVGTLKKGTGTASIALRADMDALHITEQGNYPYKSKNDGIMHACGHDGHTSMLLGAAKWLATESTFNGTIYFIFQPAEEWGQGALAMLNDGLLKRFPFDAVYGIHNWPGLPVGHFATCAGPLMGAEDLFEITLTGLGGHASRPHTGREVLVAASSLVMDLQTIVSRRVNPADIAVVSVTEFITNGTRNALPGQVILKGDARSFLPEVSQTIQTEMRRLAAGTALAYDCHVEVNYSHEFIPLINDDLCTKAALQAAATVFESNNIDSSFKPVTVSEDFARFLKHVPGNFALIGNGEKSMPLHHPAYDFNDDALIYGAKYFIALAESVLIA; via the coding sequence ATGAGCAGCTTAAATATTCAGGCTTTACGTACAGAAATGTGTTCCTGGCGACGGGAATTACACCAACACCCCGAATTTGGTTTTGAAGAAAAACAAACCGCCGCTTTCATAGCTGCCAAATTGCGCGAATTTGGTTTGGATGATGTAGCTGAAGGCATAGGCGGCACAGGTATAGTTGGTACGCTAAAAAAAGGAACCGGCACAGCATCCATAGCGTTACGCGCCGATATGGATGCGTTACACATAACCGAGCAAGGCAATTATCCCTACAAATCAAAGAACGATGGTATAATGCATGCCTGCGGACACGATGGGCATACCAGCATGCTTTTAGGAGCTGCCAAATGGCTGGCAACCGAAAGCACCTTTAACGGCACCATATATTTCATTTTTCAACCAGCCGAAGAATGGGGCCAGGGCGCGCTGGCCATGCTTAACGATGGCTTGTTAAAACGGTTTCCGTTTGATGCAGTTTATGGCATCCACAACTGGCCTGGCTTACCCGTTGGGCATTTTGCCACCTGCGCAGGGCCGCTTATGGGTGCCGAAGACCTTTTTGAAATTACGCTGACCGGCCTTGGCGGCCATGCATCGCGCCCGCATACGGGCCGCGAGGTTCTGGTAGCCGCAAGCTCGCTGGTAATGGATTTGCAAACTATTGTATCGCGGCGTGTAAACCCTGCCGATATAGCCGTTGTATCTGTCACCGAGTTTATTACTAATGGTACCCGCAACGCTTTACCCGGCCAGGTGATATTAAAAGGCGACGCCAGGAGTTTTTTGCCCGAAGTGAGCCAAACCATCCAAACTGAAATGAGGCGCCTGGCGGCCGGTACGGCATTGGCTTATGATTGCCATGTTGAAGTAAACTACTCCCACGAATTTATCCCGCTTATTAACGATGATCTATGCACAAAAGCCGCGTTACAAGCGGCGGCCACGGTATTTGAGTCAAATAATATTGATAGCAGCTTTAAACCGGTAACCGTATCTGAAGATTTCGCGCGGTTTTTAAAGCATGTGCCCGGCAATTTTGCATTGATTGGTAATGGCGAAAAGTCGATGCCGCTCCATCATCCGGCTTATGATTTTAATGATGACGCTTTAATTTATGGCGCTAAATATTTTATAGCGCTGGCCGAATCGGTATTGATTGCATAG
- a CDS encoding SDR family NAD(P)-dependent oxidoreductase, whose amino-acid sequence MSFKNKVAIVTGAGQGIGFEICRMLAQKGTTVILNDIDIGLAKKAEGLINQNRPDSCLAMPGDSSDVGFINSMVDTAVELYGRLDIVIANAGITLYGDFFAYTKEAFSKVLDVNLGGSFFLAQAAAKQMKDQANGGAILFTSSVVGHQALKSLAAYAMTKAALEMLAKNLVIELSQYRINVNTVAPGATLTERTMEEADYERVWSNITPMGRPAYVTDIAHTALFLVSDEAKHITGQSLIVDGGWTSVSTLPDGIK is encoded by the coding sequence ATGAGTTTTAAAAATAAAGTTGCCATAGTTACCGGTGCAGGTCAGGGCATAGGGTTTGAAATTTGCCGCATGCTGGCCCAAAAAGGCACTACTGTAATACTAAATGATATAGATATCGGTTTAGCAAAAAAAGCGGAAGGCCTGATTAACCAAAACCGTCCGGATAGTTGTTTAGCCATGCCGGGCGATTCAAGCGATGTTGGTTTCATCAATAGCATGGTTGATACCGCTGTAGAACTATACGGCCGGCTGGATATTGTGATAGCTAATGCCGGCATTACTTTATATGGCGATTTTTTTGCTTATACTAAAGAAGCCTTCTCCAAAGTACTGGATGTAAACCTTGGCGGCTCGTTCTTCCTGGCGCAGGCGGCGGCTAAACAAATGAAAGACCAGGCAAATGGCGGGGCAATACTTTTTACATCCTCAGTAGTAGGGCACCAGGCACTCAAAAGCCTTGCCGCCTATGCCATGACCAAAGCCGCATTGGAGATGCTGGCCAAAAACCTGGTGATCGAACTTTCGCAGTACCGCATCAATGTAAATACCGTTGCGCCCGGCGCTACTTTAACCGAACGTACTATGGAAGAAGCGGACTATGAACGGGTATGGTCGAACATTACCCCCATGGGCCGGCCGGCTTATGTTACCGATATTGCCCATACGGCGCTCTTTTTAGTATCTGACGAGGCCAAACACATTACCGGCCAAAGCTTGATTGTGGATGGCGGCTGGACATCGGTAAGTACTTTGCCTGATGGCATCAAATAA
- a CDS encoding ring-cleaving dioxygenase, giving the protein MENTVNGIHHITAIAGNAKRNYNFYANVLGLRLVKKTVNFDDPETYHLYYGDKEGTPGTILTFFPWEGITAGRRGARQATEIGYSVPESSFDFWLKRFDANNIIYNKVSEKFGEPYLTVLDPDGLKLELIASKTADNRLPWETTDVKAENATKGFHSVTITTNKMQPTADILTGVFGYRLLEQHVNRYRFITDAVENAAIVDLVEVAGEVAGHVAGGSVHHVAFRVKNEEVLMQYREKIAALGLHITDKIDRNYFYSLYFREPGGVLFELATDNPGFAVDEPVDELGTHLKLPAQHERFRSTLEKTLPQLY; this is encoded by the coding sequence ATGGAAAATACAGTAAACGGCATTCACCACATCACAGCAATAGCAGGCAATGCCAAACGCAATTATAATTTTTATGCCAATGTACTGGGTTTACGCCTGGTTAAAAAAACAGTAAACTTCGACGATCCTGAAACTTACCATTTATATTATGGCGATAAAGAAGGTACGCCTGGTACTATCCTTACCTTTTTTCCCTGGGAAGGTATCACTGCAGGCCGCCGGGGTGCACGCCAGGCTACCGAAATTGGTTACTCGGTTCCTGAAAGCAGCTTCGATTTTTGGCTGAAACGTTTTGATGCCAACAATATCATATACAACAAGGTATCCGAAAAATTTGGCGAGCCATACCTTACCGTTTTAGATCCCGATGGCTTAAAACTGGAACTGATAGCTTCAAAAACTGCCGATAACCGTTTGCCATGGGAAACTACAGATGTTAAGGCCGAAAACGCCACCAAAGGTTTCCACAGTGTAACCATTACTACCAATAAAATGCAGCCTACTGCCGATATTTTAACCGGCGTATTTGGCTACCGTTTACTGGAGCAGCATGTAAATCGTTACCGCTTTATTACGGATGCTGTTGAAAACGCAGCCATTGTTGACCTGGTTGAGGTTGCCGGCGAAGTTGCAGGCCATGTGGCCGGAGGTTCGGTTCACCACGTTGCATTCCGCGTTAAAAACGAGGAAGTGTTGATGCAATACCGCGAGAAAATTGCCGCCCTTGGTTTGCATATTACCGATAAAATAGACAGGAACTATTTTTACTCGTTGTATTTCCGTGAACCAGGCGGTGTATTGTTTGAATTGGCTACCGATAATCCCGGCTTTGCTGTTGACGAACCGGTTGACGAATTGGGTACCCATTTAAAATTACCTGCACAACACGAAAGGTTCCGCAGCACTTTAGAAAAAACATTACCTCAATTATATTGA
- a CDS encoding YraN family protein has translation MAQHLDLGRAGEALAKTHLENAGYEILDENWTYGKAEIDLIAYKDKVIIFTEVKTRTGTGFGMPEDFVDARKQKLLADAADEYIYLMNHQGEVRFDIIAILFDKDKNYILNHIEDAFWPSGTL, from the coding sequence ATGGCCCAACACCTTGATCTTGGTCGCGCGGGCGAAGCTTTAGCCAAAACACACCTGGAAAATGCCGGTTATGAAATACTGGACGAGAACTGGACGTACGGCAAAGCCGAAATTGACCTGATTGCATATAAAGACAAGGTTATTATATTTACCGAAGTGAAAACGCGCACCGGCACCGGCTTTGGCATGCCCGAAGATTTTGTTGATGCACGCAAGCAAAAGCTACTGGCCGATGCCGCCGACGAATATATTTATTTGATGAACCACCAGGGCGAGGTGCGGTTTGATATCATCGCTATTTTGTTTGACAAGGATAAAAATTATATACTAAACCATATCGAAGACGCGTTTTGGCCGTCGGGTACATTATGA
- a CDS encoding glutaminyl-peptide cyclotransferase — protein MNNKLKIFFAAGLLLALGCNSCKQKPADNGADYTISPEAGTTYKAGDVVKVKVGLPADTKPDSVVYMMEETRLGVAKDSSAISVKTDSIPLGIKLITAKVYQGGKSQDVTTNILLLAGKAPEAYSYKVEKTYPHDTSSYTEGLEYLDGIMYESTGDPGHSTIRKNNLETGKAIQLTKLGDQYFGEGLSVVGDKVVQLTYREKVGFVYDKSNLKLLKTFTNNVGVEGWGMCFDGKKLYMDDSTNKIWFLDKDTYRQIGSIEVCDDKAKIDSVNELEYISGKLYANVYQKDEILVINPKTGAVEQKIDMKNLYPESERPAGRDWGNNVLNGIAYDAATKRIFVTGKKWPKMYQVKFMKQ, from the coding sequence ATGAATAATAAATTAAAGATATTTTTTGCAGCCGGTTTACTGCTGGCTTTGGGCTGTAACAGCTGCAAACAAAAACCGGCGGATAACGGCGCCGATTATACCATCAGCCCGGAAGCCGGCACTACTTACAAAGCCGGTGATGTAGTGAAGGTAAAAGTGGGCCTGCCAGCCGATACCAAACCCGATTCGGTAGTGTACATGATGGAAGAAACCCGTTTAGGCGTTGCTAAAGACTCATCGGCCATCAGCGTGAAAACAGATAGTATTCCCCTGGGTATAAAACTGATTACTGCCAAAGTGTACCAGGGAGGTAAGAGCCAGGATGTAACTACCAATATTTTGCTGCTGGCTGGTAAAGCGCCCGAAGCTTACAGCTATAAAGTAGAGAAGACTTACCCCCATGATACCAGTTCATACACAGAAGGGTTAGAGTATTTGGATGGTATTATGTATGAAAGTACGGGTGATCCTGGTCATTCTACCATTCGTAAAAACAACCTGGAAACAGGCAAGGCAATTCAGCTTACCAAATTGGGCGACCAATATTTTGGCGAAGGGTTATCTGTAGTGGGCGATAAAGTGGTGCAGCTTACCTACCGCGAAAAAGTTGGTTTTGTGTATGATAAAAGCAATTTGAAGCTGCTAAAAACATTTACCAACAACGTGGGCGTTGAAGGATGGGGTATGTGTTTTGATGGAAAAAAACTTTACATGGATGATAGTACCAACAAAATTTGGTTTTTAGATAAGGATACCTACCGGCAAATTGGCTCTATTGAAGTTTGCGACGATAAAGCCAAGATAGATTCTGTAAACGAGCTGGAATATATTAGCGGTAAGTTGTATGCCAATGTTTACCAAAAGGATGAAATATTAGTAATTAATCCTAAAACAGGTGCGGTAGAGCAAAAAATTGACATGAAAAATTTATACCCCGAATCGGAACGCCCGGCAGGCCGCGATTGGGGGAACAACGTGCTTAACGGTATAGCCTATGATGCCGCCACCAAACGCATTTTTGTAACCGGCAAAAAATGGCCGAAAATGTACCAGGTAAAGTTTATGAAGCAATAG
- a CDS encoding alpha/beta hydrolase → MYTHQKNYITTGTPVTEAGAALVMIHGRGSTAQNIASLADSLNVQGMAIYAPQASNNSWYPYSFMAADKMNQPALNSALDTIDQLVQQIKADGIPEEKIYFLGFSQGACLTLDYVTRHAKTYGGAVAFTGGLIGEVLDLNNYQGNFNGTPVLITTGNPDPHVPLTRVEESVAIIKNLGADVTLKVYAGRPHTITQQEIDLTNQLVFK, encoded by the coding sequence ATGTACACACATCAAAAAAATTATATAACCACAGGCACCCCGGTTACCGAAGCCGGGGCAGCCCTGGTAATGATACATGGTCGTGGGAGCACCGCCCAAAACATTGCCAGCCTGGCCGATAGCTTAAATGTACAGGGCATGGCTATCTATGCCCCGCAGGCAAGCAATAATAGCTGGTACCCCTACAGCTTTATGGCCGCCGATAAAATGAACCAGCCGGCTTTAAACTCGGCCCTGGATACGATAGACCAGCTGGTGCAACAGATTAAAGCTGACGGCATCCCCGAAGAAAAAATTTATTTCCTGGGATTTTCGCAAGGCGCCTGTTTAACCTTGGACTATGTTACCCGCCATGCCAAAACATACGGCGGTGCCGTAGCGTTCACCGGCGGCCTGATAGGCGAGGTCCTCGACCTTAATAACTACCAAGGTAATTTTAACGGAACACCCGTGCTGATCACCACCGGTAACCCCGATCCGCATGTACCTTTAACAAGGGTTGAAGAAAGCGTTGCTATCATCAAAAACCTGGGCGCCGATGTAACCCTTAAAGTATATGCCGGTCGGCCGCATACCATCACCCAGCAAGAGATTGACCTGACCAACCAACTGGTATTTAAATAA
- a CDS encoding IlvD/Edd family dehydratase, with the protein MDEQELRSRAWFGRKGKDGFIYRAWMKNQGIPDYEFQGKPVIGICNTWSELTPCNAHFRELAESVKRGILEAGGFPVEFPVMSLGETLMKPTAMLYRNLASMDVEESIRANPLDGVVLLCGCDKTTPSLVMGACSVNIPTIVVSGGPMLTGNHRGRQIGTSDVWRYHDDVRSGKIMEEELLTIEAAMCRSQGHCAVMGTASSMACMVESLGLSLPGNAAIPAADSRRKVLAQLSGLRIVRMVKEDLKLSDILTRQAFENAIMTNAAIGGSTNFVIHLLAIAGRIGVPLELKDFDPLSKNIPLIANLQPSGQYFMEDLFYAGGLPVVLKALDGILHRDAITVNGKTIGDNYSNAVGYNSNVITTVDAPFNTATGLAILGGNLCEQGAVIKPSAASAHLMQHTGKAVVFENIEDFKARIDTDELEVDENSVLVLKNVGPKGYPGMPEVGNMGIPKKLLEKGITDMVRISDGRMSGTGFGTVVLHVSPEAAAGGNFALIQTGDLITLDVPNRTLNVAISTEEFAERKRQYTPPEPVTNRGYVKLYIDHVQQAHMGADMDFLVGGSGSKVLRDSH; encoded by the coding sequence ATGGACGAACAAGAACTACGAAGCAGGGCATGGTTTGGCCGCAAAGGCAAGGATGGCTTTATTTATCGTGCCTGGATGAAAAACCAGGGCATCCCCGACTATGAGTTTCAGGGCAAACCGGTAATAGGCATCTGCAATACATGGAGCGAGCTTACCCCCTGCAACGCTCATTTTCGCGAACTTGCCGAATCGGTAAAACGGGGCATTTTAGAGGCCGGAGGTTTCCCGGTAGAGTTCCCGGTAATGTCGCTTGGCGAAACTTTAATGAAGCCCACTGCCATGCTGTACCGCAACCTGGCCAGTATGGATGTAGAAGAATCTATACGGGCCAACCCGCTGGATGGTGTAGTGTTACTTTGCGGCTGCGATAAAACAACACCATCATTGGTAATGGGCGCCTGTAGTGTAAATATCCCTACCATCGTGGTAAGTGGCGGGCCTATGCTTACCGGCAATCACCGGGGCAGGCAGATTGGCACCAGCGATGTTTGGCGTTATCATGATGATGTACGCTCGGGCAAGATCATGGAAGAGGAATTGCTCACCATCGAGGCAGCCATGTGCCGCAGCCAGGGGCATTGTGCGGTGATGGGTACGGCTTCATCCATGGCTTGTATGGTTGAGTCACTGGGCCTTTCGCTGCCGGGCAACGCGGCCATCCCTGCTGCCGATTCCAGGCGAAAGGTGTTGGCCCAACTCTCGGGTTTACGCATTGTCAGGATGGTTAAGGAAGATCTGAAATTATCTGACATACTTACCCGCCAGGCTTTTGAAAACGCCATCATGACCAATGCCGCCATAGGCGGATCGACCAATTTTGTGATCCATTTGCTGGCTATTGCCGGCCGCATTGGCGTTCCGCTTGAATTGAAGGATTTTGATCCCTTATCTAAAAACATCCCGCTGATAGCCAACCTACAGCCATCGGGCCAATACTTTATGGAAGACCTGTTTTATGCCGGCGGACTGCCTGTTGTTTTAAAGGCGCTGGATGGCATACTTCACCGGGACGCTATAACGGTAAACGGTAAAACCATTGGCGATAACTATAGCAATGCCGTGGGTTATAACAGCAATGTAATTACCACGGTTGATGCGCCTTTTAATACAGCTACCGGCCTGGCTATTTTAGGAGGTAACCTGTGCGAGCAGGGCGCGGTGATAAAGCCATCGGCCGCCAGCGCGCATTTAATGCAGCATACCGGCAAAGCCGTAGTATTTGAAAACATTGAAGATTTTAAAGCCCGTATTGATACCGACGAACTGGAGGTTGATGAAAACAGCGTTTTGGTATTAAAAAATGTAGGACCCAAAGGCTACCCTGGTATGCCCGAGGTAGGTAATATGGGCATCCCCAAAAAGCTATTGGAAAAAGGAATTACTGATATGGTGCGCATATCCGACGGACGCATGAGCGGGACGGGCTTTGGCACCGTAGTATTGCACGTATCACCAGAGGCTGCGGCAGGCGGCAATTTTGCCCTCATCCAAACCGGCGACCTTATAACGCTTGATGTGCCCAACCGCACGTTAAATGTAGCTATCAGTACCGAAGAGTTTGCCGAACGAAAGCGGCAATACACCCCGCCCGAACCGGTTACCAACCGAGGATATGTGAAACTGTATATTGACCATGTGCAGCAGGCGCACATGGGGGCCGATATGGATTTCCTGGTGGGTGGTTCGGGCAGCAAGGTTTTACGAGATTCACATTAA